The Juglans microcarpa x Juglans regia isolate MS1-56 chromosome 2S, Jm3101_v1.0, whole genome shotgun sequence genome has a window encoding:
- the LOC121253346 gene encoding trihelix transcription factor ASIL1-like, which translates to MEEAPALPWTHEETLHLIRAYQEKWYSLKRGQLKSSQWEEVAVTVAARCGYDHTEPSSKSALQCRHKMEKLRQRLRSEKQRLPTPSSSSSWPYFHLMDSLDRGPLPPISALPISLVPPPHDESDYDDDNDVKEEGGFDEEDYDCHGRSRSIDYILRRPTIVNRFAAIGGDGDASGKRSGASGIFGDPVAKRRREELVGNDDDPEEEEEEEEEGRGLVSELAAEIRAFAERFIGMENMKMKMMKDAERFRMEMENKRMELILESQQRIVDSIERTFGSP; encoded by the exons ATGGAAG AAGCCCCAGCCCTCCCGTGGACCCACGAGGAGACCCTCCACCTCATCCGGGCCTACCAGGAGAAATGGTACTCCCTCAAGCGCGGCCAGCTCAAGTCCTCACAGTGGGAGGAGGTCGCCGTCACCGTCGCCGCCCGCTGTGGCTACGACCACACCGAACCCTCTTCCAAGTCTGCCCTCCAGTGCCGCCACAAGATGGAGAAGCTCCGCCAGCGCTTACGCTCCGAGAAACAGCGCCTACCTACtccctcttcttcctcctcctggCCCTACTTCCACCTCATGGACTCCCTCGACCGCGGGCCTCTCCCTCCCATCTCCGCCCTCCCCATCTCTCTTGTACCACCACCACATGATGAGTCTGATTACGACGACGACAATGACGTCAAAGAAGAAGGGGGTTTTGACGAGGAGGATTACGATTGTCATGGCAGGTCTCGGAGTATCGACTACATACTCCGTCGACCGACAATTGTGAATAGATTTGCTGCCATTGGAGGCGACGGCGATGCCTCCGGGAAAAGGAGTGGTGCTTCCGGAATTTTTGGGGACCCGGTGGCGAAGAGGCGGAGGGAGGAGTTGGTGGGCAATGATGATGAtccggaggaggaggaggaggaggaggaggaggggagAGGGCTGGTATCGGAGTTGGCGGCTGAGATAAGGGCGTTTGCGGAGAGGTTTATTGGGATGGAgaatatgaagatgaagatgatgaaggaCGCGGAAAGGTTTAGGATGGAGATGGAGAACAAGCGGATGGAGTTGATTCTCGAGTCTCAGCAGAGGATCGTTGATTCCATTGAGAGGACCTTTGGCTCGCCGTAG